The Rhododendron vialii isolate Sample 1 chromosome 5a, ASM3025357v1 genome contains a region encoding:
- the LOC131326447 gene encoding berberine bridge enzyme-like 18 produces the protein MTSGFVTKMKTPNASSISLAISLLSLISWATSADTHGSFLQCLSLQFPDSNSISKVIYTPHNSSYESVLQSSIRMEQFLPSFATPKPLVIITPFLESHIQAAIYCSKQHGMQIRVRSGGHDYEGLSSISYQAPFVIVDLVNFRSITIDDVGNSTAWVQAGATIGELYHAIAKKSPTLGFPAGVCPTVGVGGHFSGGGYGMMSRNYGIAADNIIDARLIDADGRIMNRESMGEDLFWAIRGGGGASFGVITAWRIKLLPVPENVTVFMVIRDLEQNATKIVHRWQYVSVKIDKKLLIRLFLRRARSSRDGKITVQASFVALYLGGIDRLLPLMQRSFPELGLVRSDCTEMSYIDSTLHLAGMNGMPLDILLNRTWSLMSYFKGKSDYVTEPISKTGLKSIWKRLMEHPEEMNEMQFSPFGGRLSEVSESATPFPHRAGTLYSIHYAVWSYERGKSVFDRQMRGIRRFHSFMTPYVTKNPRSAYLNYRDLDLGVNNKGNTSYEQASIWGLKYYGNNFKRLVHVKAKVDPGNFFRNEQSIPPISGSALGHGYSNEHPKLFLIICMVIYILQVQLVI, from the coding sequence ATGACAAGTGGTTTTGTGACAAAAATGAAGACTCCAAATGCTTCATCGATTTCGCTTGCGATCTCTCTTCTGTCCTTGATTTCGTGGGCAACTTCGGCTGATACCCATGGGAGTTTTCTCCAATGCCTTTCCCTTCAGTTTCCAGattctaactcaatctccaaagTCATTTACACTCCTCACAACTCTTCGTACGAATCCGTTTTGCAATCCTCGATACGAATGGAGCAATTCTTACCGTCTTTCGCAACCCCCAAACCTCTAGTCATCATTACACCATTTCTAGAATCCCATATCCAAGCAGCCATTTATTGTTCCAAACAGCATGGCATGCAAATTCGGGTTCGGAGCGGTGGACATGACTACGAGGGTCTCTCTTCCATTTCCTACCAGGCCCCGTTTGTCATCGTTGACCTTGTAAATTTTCGATCAATCACTATTGATGATGTCGGAAATAGCACTGCATGGGTTCAAGCCGGGGCCACGATCGGTGAACTTTATCATGCCATAGCGAAGAAAAGTCCAACTCTTGGCTTTCCAGCCGGTGTTTGCCCTACAGTAGGCGTTGGCGGACACTTTAGCGGGGGAGGGTACGGGATGATGTCCCGTAACTATGGGATCGCTGCTGATAACATCATCGATGCCCGATTAATCGATGCAGATGGCAGAATTATGAATCGGGAATCTATGGGGGAAGACTTATTTTGGGCCATTAGAGGAGGCGGAGGGGCAAGTTTCGGTGTTATTACTGCATGGCGCATAAAACTATTGCCTGTTCCCGAAAATGTCACTGTTTTCATGGTGATCAGAGACTTGGAACAAAATGCAACTAAGATTGTACACCGGTGGCAATACGTTTCGGTGAAAATCGATAAAAAGCTACTTATCAGGTTGTTTCTGAGGAGAGCTCGTTCTAGCCGAGACGGAAAAATAACGGTACAAGCCTCATTTGTTGCCTTGTACCTCGGTGGAATCGACAGGCTGCTCCCGTTGATGCAACGAAGCTTTCCCGAGTTGGGTTTGGTGAGATCAGACTGTACCGAAATGAGCTATATCGATTCAACGCTTCACTTGGCAGGTATGAACGGAATGCCGCTTGATATTTTGCTGAACAGGACTTGGTCGCTAATGTCATATTTCAAAGGAAAATCAGACTATGTGACGGAGCCAATTTCTAAAACAGGGCTCAAATCCATATGGAAAAGGCTCATGGAACACCCCGAGGAGATGAACGAGATGCAATTCAGTCCTTTCGGTGGAAGGTTGAGCGAGGTCTCGGAATCCGCGACGCCTTTCCCTCACAGAGCGGGGACCTTATACAGCATCCATTACGCAGTCTGGTCGTACGAACGAGGGAAAAGTGTGTTCGACCGGCAGATGAGAGGGATCCGAAGATTTCATAGCTTTATGACTCCTTACGTTACCAAGAATCCAAGATCTGCATATCTAAACTACAGAGATCTTGATCTGGGGGTAAATAACAAAGGGAACACAAGCTATGAACAAGCAAGCATTTGGGGGTTGAAATATTATGGGAATAACTTTAAGAGATTGGTTCATGTGAAGGCCAAGGTTGATCCTGGTAACTTCTTCAGGAATGAGCAAAGCATTCCACCCATAAGCGGCTCTGCCTTGGGCCACGGATATTCTAATGAGCATCCTAAATTATTTCTCATAATATGCATGGTAATTTATATACTTCAAGTTCAACTCGTTATTTGA
- the LOC131326451 gene encoding putative receptor protein kinase ZmPK1 produces MRNPIDLILIFSLFTLATSRNRNYLERGSSLSVEDDDDSALITSPDSSFTCGFYRVGTNDYGFGIWFTNSRDRTIFWMANRDKPVNGQGSRISLRGDGAMVVTDVDGSVAWETNTSSTAAQRAELLNSGNLVLRDPTGKILWQSFDFPTDTLLPYQTFTKSKKLISSLRNGNYASGYFSLYFDNDNVWRLVYDGPDISSLYWPNPDFSIYANGRTNYNSSRFAFLDDMGRFFSSDQLQFNATDMGFGIKRRLTLDYDGNLRLYSLNHLTGSWVVSWMALGQQCLVHGLCGRNGICAYDRRGAKCTCTPGYEVIDPSDWNQGCKPKFNLSCSNPQPVKFVELLYSDYYGFDLNATTISFDACKEICLKDCRCVAFNYRLLGEGVCFLKSALFNGFHTPNSPSRIYLKMPVNVETSEYTVPNGSNLVCKSSDNEVLQGSASMYDLVRKRVRWTDLYSFASAIGAIEILFFVIGWLLFRKHKLPGTVEDGYRMLSSQFRRFSYGELKKATKKFKQELGRGGSGAVYKGVLEDEREVAVKRLGDASQGEQEFWAEVSTIGKIYHMNLVRMWGFCLEGRHRLLVYEYIENSSLDKHLFSSSCLGWKERFKVAMGTAKALAYLHDECLEWVIHCDVKPENILLDTEFEPKVADFGLAKLNQRGKPDSEFSRIRGTKGYMAPEWALNLPITAKVDVYSYGVMILEMVRGIRLSNWVLVEGEGEEQETELTRFVRTAKGMSQGEGEESWVEDMVDPRLAGQFSRKQAVTLVRTGLSCIEEDRNKRPTMASVVQVLTECDDESTPARL; encoded by the exons ATGAGGAACCCAATTGATCTTATTCTCATCTTCTCCTTGTTTACACTTGCAACATCACGGAATCGGAATTATTTAGAAAGAGGGTCATCTCTCTCTGTGGAAGATGACGATGATTCAGCCCTTATCACCTCACCAGACAGTTCATTCACATGTGGTTTCTACAGGGTTGGAACCAACGATTATGGTTTTGGGATTTGGTTCACTAACTCGAGAGACAGAACCATTTTTTGGATGGCTAACCGGGATAAGCCGGTTAATGGGCAGGGCTCGAGAATTTCTCTGAGGGGTGATGGAGCCATGGTCGTAACTGATGTCGATGGCTCGGTTGCTTGGGAGACGAATACCAGCTCTACTGCTGCTCAAAGGGCTGAGCTTCTTAATTCAG GTAACCTTGTTTTAAGAGACCCAACTGGTAAAATTCTGTGGCAGAGCTTTGATTTCCCAACTGATACTCTATTGCCTTATCAAACATTTACCAAGAGCAAGAAACTGATATCTTCACTAAGAAATGGAAATTATGCTTCTGGGTACTTTAGTCTGTACTTTGACAATGACAATGTGTGGAGGTTGGTCTACGATGGACCCGATATATCGAGCTTGTATTGGCCTAATCCTGATTTCTCTATCTATGCAAATGGAAGAACAAACTATAACAGTAGCAGATTTGCATTTCTAGATGATATGGGTAGGTTTTTTTCAAGTGATCAGTTGCAATTCAATGCTACTGACATGGGTTTTGGGATTAAAAGGCGGCTAACGCTGGATTATGATGGGAATTTAAGGCTTTATAGCTTGAACCATTTGACGGGATCATGGGTAGTGTCATGGATGGCTCTCGGCCAACAATGTCTTGTTCATGGTTTATGTGGTAGGAATGGTATTTGTGCATATGACCGCCGAGGGGCAAAGTGCACATGCACTCCTGGTTATGAGGTGATCGATCCGAGTGACTGGAATCAGGGTTGCAAGCCCAAGTTCAATCTTTCGTGTTCGAATCCTCAGCCGGTGAAATTTGTGGAGCTTTTGTATTCGGATTACTATGGGTTTGATCTTAATGCTACTACAATTTCATTTGATGCATGCAAAGAAATCTGTTTGAAGGATTGTAGATGTGTAGCATTTAACTATAGGCTCCTAGGTGAGGGAGTTTGTTTCCTAAAAAGTGCCCTCTTCAACGGCTTCCACACTCCGAATTCTCCCAGCAGGATTTACCTGAAAATGCCTGTTAATGTGGAAACATCTGAATACACAGTACCGAATGGCTCCAACCTCGTATGCAAATCCAGTGACAATGAAGTTTTACAGGGTTCTGCTTCCATGTATGATCTCGTTCGAAAGAGGGTGAGATGGACTGATTTGTATTCATTTGCTTCAGCCATAGGTGCAATCGAAATCCTTTTTTTTGTAATAGGTTGGCTTCTTTTCAGAAAGCACAAGTTGCCAGGTACAGTTGAAGACGGATACCGAATGCTATCCAGTCAATTCAGAAGGTTCAGTTACGGTGAACTGAAAAAAgcaacgaaaaaattcaaacaagaaCTGGGAAGAGGTGGTTCGGGAGCTGTTTACAAGGGTGTTTTGGAAGATGAAAGAGAGGTGGCAGTGAAAAGATTGGGAGATGCATCTCAAGGGGAACAAGAATTCTGGGCAGAAGTGAGCACAATAGGAAAAATCTATCACATGAATCTAGTGAGAATGTGGGGGTTCTGCTTGGAAGGGAGACACCGGCTCTTAGTCTACGAGTACATAGAAAACAGTTCACTTGACAAGCACTTGTTTTCCAGCAGTTGTCTTGGATGGAAAGAGCGGTTTAAAGTTGCAATGGGGACGGCTAAGGCTTTGGCCTACCTTCACGATGAGTGTTTGGAATGGGTAATCCATTGTGATGTCAAGCCTGAAAATATACTTCTGGACACGGAGTTTGAACCAAAGGTTGCAGATTTCGGTCTAGCAAAGCTGAATCAGAGAGGCAAGCCTGATTCTGAGTTTTCACGTATCCGAGGCACCAAAGGTTATATGGCTCCTGAGTGGGCCTTGAACCTACCCATTACTGCAAAAGTTGATGTTTACAGCTATGGAGTGATGATCTTGGAAATGGTGAGGGGAATTCGGCTTTCCAATTGGGTTTTAGTAGAAGGTGAAGGTGAGGAGCAAGAAACCGAGCTTACTAGGTTTGTTAGGACAGCAAAAGGGATGAGTCAAGGTGAGGGAGAAGAGTCTTGGGTTGAGGATATGGTCGATCCGAGATTGGCCGGGCAGTTTAGCAGGAAACAGGCGGTGACATTGGTTAGGACCGGTCTTTCTTGTATCGAGGAAGATCGAAACAAACGACCAACAATGGCTTCGGTGGTGCAAGTCCTAACAGAATGTGATGACGAGTCTACTCCTGCGAGGCTGTAG
- the LOC131326449 gene encoding serine/threonine-protein kinase ATG1c-like isoform X2: MAPEIMQLQKYDAKADLWSVGAILFQLVTGKTPFTGSNQIQLLQNIVKSTELQFPPDRRNLSSECIDLCRKLLRRNPVERLTFEEFFNHPFLSQRQSNELLRNRRSPKTIVGFPFSERSPVRNAEEGSQEDNLPFSLDDVSNGSDRSPSFVRKPSMKSTVGFSVGDRKEVPTTSNNMDLSSKFSSVAHKPENTSLRLDSRIPSEGNLKESFKSADRRPMDTHPRVVDSLELFDQEYVIVSGPPMDVSSSPPCASKLSHLPCNSGSPQQEFANMNSAPSAPMPIIGATGSRFGCSGSLDSHSSAPSGTSQGSMEIGDALEQPSPHCITRIKSLKRCASAVTELVNEKMESRRQLEAFSIQLVTLAIWKQALHICHTQAIEGSPTQEMARLRESPNQEHGSLDIASTHGPQELCSQIEREFLNEVGNAEELAKLIEPGNTEMPDAMETIYQSALALGRHGAVDEYMGDTENAAVRYSKAVHLLVFLLVEAPSLILNPPFSLTNSDRHRLRNYIDVLNNRQSHSRSQRMALLQGEDQQCPP; this comes from the exons ATGGCTCCCGAAATAATGCAACTTCAGAAGTATGATGCTAAG GCAGATCTCTGGAGTGTTGGTGCCATTTTATTTCAGCTTGTGACAGGGAAAACCCCATTTACAGGAAGCAATCAAATACAG TTGCTCCAGAATATTGTAAAATCAACCGAGCTGCAATTTCCTCCAGATAGAAGGAATTTGAGTTCGGAGTGCATTGATTTGTGTCGAAAATTGCTGCGCCGTAATCCAG TGGAGCGGCTGACATTCGAAGAGTTTTTTAACCACCCTTTTCTGTCTCAGAGGCAGTCAAATGAATTGTTGAG GAATAGAAGGTCACCAAAAACAATAGttggttttcctttttctgaaCGCAGTCCAGTGAGGAATGCAGAAGAAGGTTCCCAAGAAGATAATCTGCCTTTTAGTCTTGACGATGTTTCCAATGGATCTGATAGGAGCCCATCCTTTGTTAGGAAGCCCTCGATGAAGTCCACTGTTGGATTTTCTGTCGGCGACAGAAAGGAAGTGCCTACCACTTCAAACAATATGGATCTTTCTTCCAAGTTTAGTAGTGTCGCACATAAACCTGAAAATACTAGTTTAAGGCTTGACAGTCGTATACCTTCTGAAGGAAATCTAAAAGAATCTTTCAAGTCTGCAGACCGAAGGCCAATGGACACGCATCCAAGAG TTGTGGATTCATTGGAGTTGTTTGATCAGGAATATGTTATTGTCTCTGGACCCCCTATGGATGTGTCATCTTCTCCGCCTTGTGCTTCCAAGCTGAGCCATTTGCCGTGCAATTCAGGGAGTCCCCAACAAGAATTTGCAAACATGAACTCTGCCCCAAGTGCCCCAATGCCCATCATTGGTGCAACAGGGAGTAGATTTGGGTGCAGTGGAAGCTTGGATAGCCACAGCTCTGCTCCTTCTGGTACCTCACAGGGATCCATGGAAATAGGAGATGCGTTAGAGCAGCCATCACCTCACTGCATAACCAGGATTAAGTCGTTGAAGCGGTGTGCATCTGCCGTCACGGAATTAGTGAATGAAAAG ATGGAGTCCAGAAGACAACTTGAAGCATTCTCAATTCAGCTTGTGACACTTGCAATTTGGAAGCAAGCTCTTCACATTTGCCACACGCAAGCTATTGAAGGAAGCCCAACTCAAGAGATGGCCAGATTGAGGGAGAGCCCTAACCAGGAACATGGGAGTCTTGATATTGCCAGCACTCATGGACCGCAGGAGTTATGCTCTCAGATTGAGAGGGAATTTCTTAATGAAGTTGGGAATGCTGAGGAACTTGCCAAGCTTATTGAGCCTG GAAATACGGAGATGCCAGATGCCATGGAGACCATATATCAGTCTGCCCTTGCTTTGGGTAGACATGGCGCT GTTGACGAGTACATGGGCGATACAGAAAATGCAGCTGTTCGCTATTCAAAAGCGGTGCACTTGTTAGTTTTCCTCCTCGTCGAAGCACCATCCCTCATTCTTAaccctcctttctctctcacaaATTCTGACCGGCATAGACTGCGAAATTACATTGATGTCCTCAATAATAGGCAAAGTCATTCAAGGTCTCAAAGGATGGCTCTGCTTCAAGGTGAGGATCAACAATGCCCGCCTTAA
- the LOC131326450 gene encoding putative receptor protein kinase ZmPK1, whose product MRNPIDLILIFSLFTLATSQNRNYLERGSSLSVEEDEDDSALITSPDSSFTCGFYRVGTNAYGFGIWFTNSRDRTIVWMANRDKPVNGRGSRISLRGDGAMVVTDVDGSVAWETETNTSSTAAQRAELLNSGNLVLRDPSGKILWQSFDFPTDTLLPHQTFTKSKKLISSLRNGTYASGYFSLYFDSDNVLRLVYDGPDISSLYWPNPDFSIYANGRTNYNSSRFAFLDDMGRFFSSDQLQFNATDMGFGIKRRLTLDYDGNLRLYSLNHLTGSWVVSWMALGQQCLVHGLCGRNGICAYDRRGAKCTCTPGYEVIDPSDWNQGCKPKFNLSCSNPQPVKFVELLYSDYYGFDLNTTTISFDACKEICLMDCRCEAFNYRLLGEGVCFLKSALFNGFHTPNSPSRIYLKMPVNVETSEYTVPNGSNLVCKSGDIEVLLGTASMYNIVLKRVRWAYLYSFASAIGAIEILLFVIGWLLFRKHELPGTVEDGYRMLSSQFRRFSYGELKKATKKFKQELGRGGSGAVYKGVLEDEREVAVKRLGDASQGEQEFWAEVSTIGKISHMNLVRMWGFCLEGRHRLLVYEYLENSSLDKHLFSSSCLGWKERFKVAIGTAKALAYLHDECLEWVIHCDVKPENILLDTEFEPKVADFGLAKLNQRGQPNSEFSHIRGTKGYMAPEWASNLPITAKVDVYSYGVMILEMVRGIRLSNWVLVEGEGEEQEAELTRFVRTAKGKSQGEGEEYSWVEDMVDPRLAGQFSRKQAATLVSTGLSCIEEDRNKRPTMASVVQVLTECDDESIKISAPVRL is encoded by the exons ATGAGGAACCCAATTGATCTTATTCTCATCTTCTCCTTGTTTACACTTGCAACTTCACAGAATCGGAATTATTTAGAAAGAGGGTCATCTCTCTCTgtggaagaagatgaagatgattcAGCCCTCATCACCTCACCAGACAGTTCATTCACTTGTGGTTTCTACAGGGTTGGAACCAACGCTTATGGTTTTGGGATTTGGTTCACTAACTCGAGAGACAGAACCATTGTTTGGATGGCTAACCGGGATAAGCCGGTTAATGGGCGGGGCTCGAGAATTTCTCTGAGGGGAGATGGAGCCATGGTCGTAACTGATGTCGATGGCTCGGTTGCTTGGGAGACGGAGACGAATACTAGCTCTACTGCTGCTCAAAGGGCTGAGCTTCTTAATTCAG GAAACCTTGTTTTGAGAGACCCAAGTGGTAAAATCCTGTGGCAAAGCTTTGATTTCCCAACTGATACTCTATTGCCTCATCAAACCTTTACCAAGAGCAAGAAACTGATATCTTCACTAAGAAATGGAACTTATGCTTCTGGGTACTTTAGTCTGTACTTTGACAGTGACAATGTGTTGAGGTTGGTCTACGATGGACCCGATATATCGAGCTTGTATTGGCCTAATCCTGATTTCTCTATCTATGCAAATGGAAGAACAAACTATAACAGTAGCAGATTTGCATTTCTAGATGATATGGGTAGGTTTTTTTCAAGTGATCAGTTGCAATTCAATGCTACTGACATGGGTTTTGGGATTAAAAGGCGGCTAACGCTGGATTATGATGGGAATTTAAGGCTTTATAGCTTGAACCATTTGACGGGATCATGGGTAGTGTCATGGATGGCTCTCGGCCAACAATGTCTTGTTCATGGTTTATGTGGTAGGAATGGTATTTGTGCATATGACCGCCGAGGGGCAAAGTGCACATGCACTCCTGGTTATGAGGTGATCGATCCGAGTGACTGGAATCAGGGTTGCAAGCCCAAGTTCAATCTTTCGTGTTCGAATCCTCAGCCGGTGAAATTTGTGGAGCTTTTGTATTCGGATTACTATGGGTTTGATCTTAATACTACTACAATTTCATTTGATGCATGCAAAGAAATCTGTTTGATGGATTGTAGATGTGAAGCATTTAACTATAGGCTCCTAGGTGAGGGGGTTTGTTTCCTAAAAAGTGCCCTCTTCAACGGCTTCCACACTCCCAATTCTCCCAGCAGGATTTACCTAAAAATGCCTGTTAATGTGGAAACATCTGAATACACAGTACCGAATGGCTCCAACCTCGTATGCAAATCCGGTGACATTGAAGTTTTGCTTGGTACTGCTTCCATGTACAATATCGTTCTAAAGAGGGTAAGATGGGCTTATTTGTACTCCTTTGCTTCAGCCATAGGTGCAATCGAAATCCTCCTTTTTGTAATAGGTTGGCTTCTTTTCAGAAAGCACGAGTTGCCAGGTACAGTTGAAGATGGATACCGAATGCTATCCAGTCAATTCAGAAGGTTCAGTTACGGTGAACtgaaaaaagcaacaaaaaaattcaaacaagaaCTGGGAAGAGGAGGTTCGGGAGCTGTTTACAAGGGTGTTTTGGAAGATGAAAGAGAGGTGGCAGTGAAAAGATTGGGAGATGCATCTCAAGGGGAACAAGAGTTCTGGGCAGAAGTGAGCACAATAGGAAAAATCAGTCACATGAATCTAGTGAGAATGTGGGGGTTCTGCTTGGAAGGGAGACACCGGCTCTTAGTCTACGAGTACTTAGAAAACAGTTCACTTGACAAGCACTTGTTTTCCAGCAGTTGTCTTGGATGGAAAGAGAGGTTTAAAGTTGCCATAGGGACGGCTAAGGCTTTGGCCTACCTTCACGATGAGTGTTTGGAATGGGTAATCCATTGTGATGTCAAGCCTGAAAATATACTTCTGGACACGGAGTTCGAACCAAAGGTTGCCGATTTCGGTCTAGCAAAGCTGAATCAGAGAGGCCAGCCTAATTCTGAGTTTTCACATATCCGAGGCACCAAAGGTTATATGGCTCCTGAGTGGGCTTCAAACCTACCAATTACTGCAAAAGTCGATGTTTACAGCTATGGGGTGATGATCTTGGAAATGGTGAGGGGAATTCGGCTTTCCAATTGGGTTTTAGTAGAGGGTGAAGGTGAGGAGCAAGAAGCCGAGCTTACTAGGTTTGTTAGGACAGCAAAAGGGAAGAGTCAAGGTGAGGGAGAAGAGTACTCTTGGGTGGAGGATATGGTCGATCCGAGATTGGCCGGGCAGTTTAGCAGGAAACAAGCGGCGACATTGGTTAGCACCGGTCTTTCTTGTATCGAGGAAGATCGAAACAAACGACCAACAATGGCTTCGGTGGTGCAAGTCCTAACAGAATGTGACGACGAGTCTATTAAGATTTCTGCTCCTGTGAGGCTGTAA
- the LOC131326449 gene encoding serine/threonine-protein kinase ATG1c-like isoform X1, with product MAHQSSTRYVGEYVVGRQIGSGSFSVVWHARHRVQGTEVAIKEIVTGRLNKKLQESLMSEIVILKQINHPNIIRLHDIIEETGRIHLVLEFCRGGDLSMYIQQRQGRVPEATAKYFMHQLAAGLQILRDNNLIHRDLKPQNLLLSTNSDNAVLKIADFGFARSLQPRGLAETLCGSPLYMAPEIMQLQKYDAKADLWSVGAILFQLVTGKTPFTGSNQIQLLQNIVKSTELQFPPDRRNLSSECIDLCRKLLRRNPVERLTFEEFFNHPFLSQRQSNELLRNRRSPKTIVGFPFSERSPVRNAEEGSQEDNLPFSLDDVSNGSDRSPSFVRKPSMKSTVGFSVGDRKEVPTTSNNMDLSSKFSSVAHKPENTSLRLDSRIPSEGNLKESFKSADRRPMDTHPRVVDSLELFDQEYVIVSGPPMDVSSSPPCASKLSHLPCNSGSPQQEFANMNSAPSAPMPIIGATGSRFGCSGSLDSHSSAPSGTSQGSMEIGDALEQPSPHCITRIKSLKRCASAVTELVNEKMESRRQLEAFSIQLVTLAIWKQALHICHTQAIEGSPTQEMARLRESPNQEHGSLDIASTHGPQELCSQIEREFLNEVGNAEELAKLIEPGNTEMPDAMETIYQSALALGRHGAVDEYMGDTENAAVRYSKAVHLLVFLLVEAPSLILNPPFSLTNSDRHRLRNYIDVLNNRQSHSRSQRMALLQGEDQQCPP from the exons ATGGCTCATCAGTCGTCGACGAGGTACGTGGGGGAGTACGTGGTGGGCCGGCAAATCGGGTCGGGTTCGTTCTCGGTGGTGTGGCACGCGAGGCACAGGGTCCAAGGGACGGAGGTGGCGATTAAGGAGATCGTTACGGGACGGTTGAACAAGAAGTTGCAGGAGTCGCTCATGTCCGAGATTGTTATCTTGAAGCAGATTAATCATCCCAACATCATTCGCTTGCACGACATCATTGAG GAAACTGGAAGAATACATCTTGTGTTGGAGTTTTGTAGAGGGGGTGACCTTTCTATGTATATTCAACAACGTCAAGGAAGAGTTCCAGAAGCTACAGCTAAGTACTTTATGCATCAGCTAG CGGCTGGTCTACAAATCCTTCGTGACAATAATCTTATACATAGAGATCTAAAGCCACAG AATCTCCTTCTCTCCACAAATAGTGATAATGCAGTCCTGAAGATTGCAGATTTTGGATTTGCAAG atCTCTGCAACCTAGAGGCCTTGCAGAAACCTTGTGTGGTTCACCACTATACATGGCTCCCGAAATAATGCAACTTCAGAAGTATGATGCTAAG GCAGATCTCTGGAGTGTTGGTGCCATTTTATTTCAGCTTGTGACAGGGAAAACCCCATTTACAGGAAGCAATCAAATACAG TTGCTCCAGAATATTGTAAAATCAACCGAGCTGCAATTTCCTCCAGATAGAAGGAATTTGAGTTCGGAGTGCATTGATTTGTGTCGAAAATTGCTGCGCCGTAATCCAG TGGAGCGGCTGACATTCGAAGAGTTTTTTAACCACCCTTTTCTGTCTCAGAGGCAGTCAAATGAATTGTTGAG GAATAGAAGGTCACCAAAAACAATAGttggttttcctttttctgaaCGCAGTCCAGTGAGGAATGCAGAAGAAGGTTCCCAAGAAGATAATCTGCCTTTTAGTCTTGACGATGTTTCCAATGGATCTGATAGGAGCCCATCCTTTGTTAGGAAGCCCTCGATGAAGTCCACTGTTGGATTTTCTGTCGGCGACAGAAAGGAAGTGCCTACCACTTCAAACAATATGGATCTTTCTTCCAAGTTTAGTAGTGTCGCACATAAACCTGAAAATACTAGTTTAAGGCTTGACAGTCGTATACCTTCTGAAGGAAATCTAAAAGAATCTTTCAAGTCTGCAGACCGAAGGCCAATGGACACGCATCCAAGAG TTGTGGATTCATTGGAGTTGTTTGATCAGGAATATGTTATTGTCTCTGGACCCCCTATGGATGTGTCATCTTCTCCGCCTTGTGCTTCCAAGCTGAGCCATTTGCCGTGCAATTCAGGGAGTCCCCAACAAGAATTTGCAAACATGAACTCTGCCCCAAGTGCCCCAATGCCCATCATTGGTGCAACAGGGAGTAGATTTGGGTGCAGTGGAAGCTTGGATAGCCACAGCTCTGCTCCTTCTGGTACCTCACAGGGATCCATGGAAATAGGAGATGCGTTAGAGCAGCCATCACCTCACTGCATAACCAGGATTAAGTCGTTGAAGCGGTGTGCATCTGCCGTCACGGAATTAGTGAATGAAAAG ATGGAGTCCAGAAGACAACTTGAAGCATTCTCAATTCAGCTTGTGACACTTGCAATTTGGAAGCAAGCTCTTCACATTTGCCACACGCAAGCTATTGAAGGAAGCCCAACTCAAGAGATGGCCAGATTGAGGGAGAGCCCTAACCAGGAACATGGGAGTCTTGATATTGCCAGCACTCATGGACCGCAGGAGTTATGCTCTCAGATTGAGAGGGAATTTCTTAATGAAGTTGGGAATGCTGAGGAACTTGCCAAGCTTATTGAGCCTG GAAATACGGAGATGCCAGATGCCATGGAGACCATATATCAGTCTGCCCTTGCTTTGGGTAGACATGGCGCT GTTGACGAGTACATGGGCGATACAGAAAATGCAGCTGTTCGCTATTCAAAAGCGGTGCACTTGTTAGTTTTCCTCCTCGTCGAAGCACCATCCCTCATTCTTAaccctcctttctctctcacaaATTCTGACCGGCATAGACTGCGAAATTACATTGATGTCCTCAATAATAGGCAAAGTCATTCAAGGTCTCAAAGGATGGCTCTGCTTCAAGGTGAGGATCAACAATGCCCGCCTTAA